A single Deltaproteobacteria bacterium DNA region contains:
- a CDS encoding Crp/Fnr family transcriptional regulator, whose amino-acid sequence MARTPVLNVITLRRLKALPWATDHQLEKLLPHFILQHIERQTSLFSEGESSQSLYLLIAGAVKLSLRSSQGEEEILVSLIAPGEFFGITSLMTGMTRGFHGEAFSDCWVAVIQPEQFISTLLGIPFSSFSALMSSTVSRWEDLLYRYTRFQGLNLPQRLALALLELARKFGVQDARGVILILQLTHEDLANLVGASRQKVTEHLKDLERQEAILRDGRRLIVVPEKLQEIAGVGI is encoded by the coding sequence ATGGCTCGCACCCCAGTATTGAATGTCATCACGCTCCGCCGTCTCAAAGCCCTGCCGTGGGCCACGGACCATCAGCTCGAAAAACTCCTGCCACACTTCATCCTGCAACACATCGAACGACAAACTTCTTTATTCAGTGAAGGTGAATCATCGCAATCGCTCTACCTCCTCATTGCTGGCGCGGTCAAGCTGTCACTGCGGAGTAGCCAGGGAGAGGAAGAGATTCTGGTGAGTCTTATCGCTCCGGGAGAGTTCTTTGGTATTACGTCACTCATGACTGGAATGACGCGTGGATTTCATGGGGAAGCGTTTAGCGACTGCTGGGTCGCGGTCATCCAACCCGAGCAGTTTATCAGTACACTTCTGGGAATTCCGTTTAGTAGTTTCAGCGCGCTCATGAGCAGTACGGTCAGCCGCTGGGAAGATCTGCTCTACCGCTACACGCGTTTCCAAGGGCTCAACCTCCCACAGCGACTCGCACTCGCCCTGCTAGAACTTGCCCGCAAATTCGGTGTCCAGGATGCCCGTGGAGTCATTTTAATTCTGCAACTGACGCATGAAGACCTGGCTAATCTGGTGGGAGCCTCACGACAAAAAGTGACAGAGCATTTGAAAGATCTCGAACGACAGGAGGCAATCCTGCGAGACGGACGCCGCTTGATTGTCGTCCCGGAGAAGCTACAGGAAATAGCTGGAGTAGGTATTTAA